In Longimicrobium sp., one DNA window encodes the following:
- the hisA gene encoding 1-(5-phosphoribosyl)-5-[(5-phosphoribosylamino)methylideneamino]imidazole-4-carboxamide isomerase codes for MSESTARGPRFDLFPAIDLRRGRCVRLQKGEAESETVYSDDPVAMARTFADAGARWVHVVDLDAAFGDGSNRALIRELAAAVPLRVQTGGGLRSEEDLAEVLEAGVARAVIGTAALENPELVRRAVERWGAERIAVGLDARGRRPAARGWTEESGEDLFDVARSLVAMGVRTLIYTDIERDGMMQGPNLVIASALAGFSGAEVIVSGGISGIEDVEEVYAERRAGIRTVGVIMGKAIYEGRLDLAEAVRLVEG; via the coding sequence GTGAGTGAATCCACCGCGCGCGGCCCGCGGTTCGACCTCTTTCCCGCCATCGACCTCCGCCGCGGCCGCTGCGTGCGGCTCCAGAAGGGCGAGGCCGAGAGCGAGACCGTCTACAGCGACGATCCCGTCGCAATGGCGCGCACCTTTGCGGACGCGGGCGCGCGCTGGGTGCACGTGGTGGATCTGGACGCCGCTTTCGGCGACGGCTCCAACCGCGCGCTGATCCGCGAGCTCGCCGCCGCCGTCCCCCTGCGCGTGCAGACCGGCGGCGGCCTGCGCAGCGAGGAGGATCTCGCCGAGGTGCTGGAGGCGGGTGTCGCGCGCGCGGTGATCGGCACGGCCGCGCTGGAAAACCCCGAGCTCGTCCGCCGCGCCGTGGAGCGCTGGGGAGCGGAGCGCATCGCCGTCGGCCTCGACGCACGTGGGCGCAGACCCGCCGCGCGCGGCTGGACGGAGGAGAGCGGGGAAGACCTCTTCGACGTCGCCCGCTCCCTGGTCGCGATGGGCGTGCGCACGCTGATCTACACCGACATCGAACGCGACGGGATGATGCAGGGGCCCAACCTGGTCATCGCCTCCGCGCTCGCCGGCTTCTCGGGCGCCGAGGTTATCGTCTCCGGCGGGATCTCCGGCATCGAGGATGTGGAGGAGGTCTACGCGGAGCGCCGCGCCGGCATCCGCACCGTCGGCGTCATCATGGGGAAGGCGATCTACGAGGGGAGGCTCGATCTGGCCGAGGCCGTGCGCCTGGTGGAGGGGTGA